AGGGGCGGAGTGATACAGTGGTGATCTACAAATGGTACAAAACGGATGTTTTAGCCTGCTCACTAAATGACACTCTAGAATCTCATGGCGCTGGAACTTCCTGATGTTCAGTCTAAGTTAGGAACACAGCTAGAGAGAGGAAACTGAGTCTTCCTGTTTCAAACTGCAAAGACACAGTGAAAGATAACCCTGAGGCAGCTCGCGTTTTGGACTCATTCGAAAGATCAAGCTATGctaattcagaaataaaacctgtGCTTGCATAAAACATAAGGttcatatgtaaatatttgctgTCATAATGAGCTGCTCTGAATTAAGTAAAACctctttctgcagattttattattaGCTGTTTTTAACAATTTGAAATATATGTGTTTGCTTTTAGGTATATAaaggttaatttaaaaactgtctaGTGCAGCACCAATAATGTCTAGCCGGTCATGAGACGACTCTCATTTTTATCACTTCCTTTTCCTTCCAGTGCACATTTAAGGGAGGAGTCTTTGTAGAGTTATCTATAGAGCCTCTGCCAGTACTTCTGACCTGTACTTAAATATgcctatttttgtttttgtcttagttAACCATTTATAATTAACCTTTTAGCTGAATGTTAACAGTATATTGTAATGCTCAAAGCTTTAAAATTATGCAAAGTAAGAAGAGATGCTGGCAAAGTTAACTGGAGGTTTTCCTTTATCTCTGCAATCTATGATTAAgtaaaaccatccatccattgctGGGTTCCCTGCTAACCCTGATTTCCCCAAACCCATTGGAACATTTAATTACTCTTATGCTCTTTAATCCATCCCAGGCTGTCTATAATGTGTGTTCTGCAGGAATTTTGTCCAGCATATATGCAACACGAAAATATAGGAaagaaacttgatttttttattttttacattttttaattttttttatttctacagataaaactattaaaataaaagaataaaagaattATTTCTCCACAGATTATTGTGAAAGTCACTCCAAATTTCATTCAAGATTTTAACtgtagcaattttcaaaagttaCTCAGAAGATGTTTATGAATGCTGTAAAATATTCTAATGTTAATGTtctcacatttctttcttttaccgAGCATCTCCTGCTAGCAGCAGCAACGATATTGCAACTAATAAACACAGAGGGGTGTCAACTTTTCGTTACATATAGATGCAATAAACCATTTAGAAAGTTGACACCCACTTTCTAAGAACGCCCTGGGAAACGCTACATTTCTTGCCCATTAAAAGTGTTGCCCATAAAACAACCACTGACCACAAGGGAGTTTAAACTGGAAAAACGACAATGACACTAAGAAAATTTCACAGACCAGgaatgcttaaaaacaaaagtattgcCTACCAGGGCTGGATTGTGGAGTAAATATTTACCAAGGTAACTCTTGATTCTGCTGTGGTTTAACCCTGATGCAGTTAAAAATTAAAGAGTCTTGAATAATGGTACAAGAATGCCAAGAAAACCTTCCGGGCTCCTGAAAAAGGTTTCTTGAagtagaaatgttctttttccacCCCTTTACAACACCTACAAATCTAAATTATAAGTTGTTTTCACTTTGACCAGTCATTCTTCTCAGATCATTGTATAAATCAAAGTTCTAAACttttgtttagagttgcctttatTAATAATAAGTGGAACACAGACTAATTCTAGTCTGGATTGCATCTTTTCATTACTGCTTTTATTCTACCACTGTAgtgtaatgttttttgtttgttgattgTGTTACATTCTTATCATGAGAAGCAATTTGAACTGCCTATTTGTTGAAACGTGCTTTTCAGATAAACCTGACTTAGAAACTTGGCTGATGTATCACAGAAAGCCTGCCTACTCTGTTGGACATTAGGGGTTTGCTTTTGTTGgataaatgtaactaaaaaagCAAATGATACTTTTGTGGAACAGGTTCAGTAACATTAGTATCAGTGATTCATCAGCTTGTTAGTTCCTGTTGAgtttactgttttgtttcaggGCAAATAGCATTTTTCACTTCTTCCCATGTAGTACATGCAGAAAGACTTTGCACGTTTTAAAGTGCCTGTTTTAAGCAAAAACATTACTGTTGGTGATGTTAGATTTTTATCTCTTGCTGGCTTCAAAGATTTCTCTCTATAGGTCAAAACATTTGAAGCTCtaccttttgctgcaattacagccgAGTCTTTTTGGGGTATGTTTCTAATAGGTTTTCATATCTAAAGGCTGAATGTTTTCTTATGAGTCATTGCAAAATAGTTCAAACTCATTTCCAATTAGATTTTGACTGGCACATCTTAACATGTCCTTCGATTTAAACCATGTCTTTGTAGCTTTGGATGAATGTTTGAGGTCATTGTCCTGTTGGTAGCAGAATCACTGCCACATTCTCCATTCTTTTACAAACTCTAACAGCgttttctccttttcttgtGTAATTTAGTTCTATTTATCTTCCCATGAAAtctgaccagctttcctgtCCCTGTAGATGAAAAGCACCCACACAGCATAATGTTGTGCAATTACTCTGGCCACACCATCACCATTTCCTTCATGCATGGTGTTTTGCGTGTGATACAAAAAGCTACACTTTGGTCTCATGTGACCAGATCACATTCTTTTGCAGGGTAATGAAAACTGTAAATGGTTtacaacaatttttaaaataatgacttgGATTGAATAATGGATTACTTCTTGCAACTCTTGTAAAGGAGCAACTTATGCAGACATTCTGCAGAAGGTTAAAAGCAAAGTGGTTTTTCAAACTGATGGagcatttagaaaagaaaagatcatTCTCGAATCAAAACATGTTGGTTGCAGCTCGATGATGTTCTGGGAATCCAATTTTGCCTATACTAAAATATCCTGAAGAATAATATCCTGCCAGTAGTTTGAGACCTAAACCTTGAACATTCATGGGTTATGCAGACAGAAGTTCATCTCTGAACAGCTTGAACAAAGGGAATAAAGGTGATGCGTTTTCTAGTCAAAGTAGTGACTTAAATTTGACTGTGACCACAGCAGATCATTAATGCTCAAAAATCCTCCAATATAGCTGAGCTATTCCTCTCACAATTTATGATATGTTGTTTCAAATGCTTGATGGCAGTGAAGTTGCAAAGCCAGTAATGTCATGATTGGAAGCCTATTAGTTTTCACATATGTAAGAAAAGGTTCAGTAACTTTTACCcacttaataaatgaaataactgGAATGCTAAAGTTTGCGATTTCCAAAGAaaccattttctgttattaaaatatgcttggcgatctgaaacatttagttgtggcagaaaaggaaaaaacaaagaagaagaaaagagtaTTTTATAAGAATGGTTAGTAGTtcaatttaagaaaattttgcatttttaaatttttctaaaacgttttagtttttattgtcataattgTACATTTCCCAACTTGTTCTCTGTTGAAAGTGTTAAACGACGCCATCTGGTGGTTAAGTATATACAGTTACATAATGCTCACGTCGTGTTTCTGCAGCGTAATCCAATCATTTAGAGCTGAAACATCTATTCATGCATCACCAAAGCAACTCAAAcatatgtttttgttaatatagcAATACTAAAGagaataaatacaataatttatatGATGTAACTCATGATTGTAACATAGTTTTTGTCCAAATACATATGAAGCTGCATTAACCCcttaacatccatccatccatccatccatccatccatccatccatccatccatccatccatccatccatccatccatccatccatccatccatccatccatccatccattttctgttcacccttgtccctaatggggtcgggagggttgctggtgcctatctccagctacgttccgggcgagaggcggggttcaccctggacaggtagccagtctgtcgcagtaacCCCTTAACAGTCACATAAAATAGTACAAGTCATGAGGATACGCGGGTATCCTCATGACAGTTAAGGGGTTTTAATGTTGAAGAGCATGTTCTACAGCTTCagataaagaaggaaaatataCTTTTCTATTGATAAACCTCTTCCCACTCTATTTAATCTGTGTTGTAGTCGGccccaaacaacaaaaagtctgTTGAAAAGTCTGATTTTCCCCCTCCCACATCTTTTTTGCATTATGTTAGTTTAGTTAGCATGCACAGCTCTAACACACAATGCAACAAAAAGTATAACTAGAATCTCAAGTGCTTCTGTGGTAAACAGGTTACTCTTACAACAGCTGCACCTATCATTTCATTCCTAAGTAAATAAGGTCAGGTATtcaaaggatttgtttttttgaaaaggAAACAACCTGAATACACTGTGTAGTATTGTCTTCTCCTTTAAAGGTGTGGGCGGAGAGTAGAGTGCAGAGTTAAGTTTCACTGACACCTCCCTTTCTAGACTCACAAACTGCAGATCAGCCGTGTTGCAGTCCTGAGAGGTGCTCTCGGTTGGGATCTTAGTGCAtatgttgttgtctttttccGACTCTTTGTGTATGTGGCTGCCATCAATGACGAACCAAAATAGGACACTCTGGGAAACTTGTATGATAAGTCTGTTTCTTTCCCAAACCTCACTGACCACTGAAAAGGATATAAGCCACTTGGACTTCTCTTTCCCTCGTATGTCTGTGAATTTTCATGAATCAAATACGAATTTTCATCAAGTGCGGAGATGGCAAAGTTGCACAGACTCTATGTAGTACTACTAACAGGTAGGATTAACTATTATTCTGCTCATGTGTTAGACTAAGTGGTCAACTTTCTTCATATTGTTTAGAGACATGGGGGCATTTGTCTAGTAAAATTTGTAAATAGTTTTATAGATTAGTTCTTGAACAAATTTTCTGTTGACAGCTGGTTCAGTTAAAATTGAATTGAGACATTATTCTCCCACTAACTAACATTTGTAAAAAGCTTTGGAGTTTGTTAACCATTTAGTGAAGGTCGTATAAATCAGCACTATATTACCTGACCTCCCCCCACAggatttctaacattttaaatccTCTTGTCTGAAGTGTGAACCATTACCCAATAAAATATTATCTATTCTGAGAGTTTATAAAATCAGGTAGTGAGAGTGACAACTTTTACACACCTGTAAAAAGTGGAATGTGGTCTGAAAATAGCTGAGGAGTCGACACAAAGCAAGTGAGCATAATAGcatgtatgtgtgcgtgtgcatatGTGTGAATGTGTCTTACtggctttttgtttgtgtttgtgtctgcagcTCTAGCACTGTGGAAACGTTGTCTGGCAGAATGGAACGCCACCGATGGGTCCTCCAACCAAACCACATCTGTCTGTCAAGACAACTGCACAGGTAGACACAGGTAGACGGGACAATCCCTCACTGATGTCATAAAGAGCTTTGAGGTATCATTGACACAATCATCAAAGCAGACACTGAACTGGTCAAAGCAGTCTGGGTAAATAGTGTCAGTCATCTGTGACGGGATTATGGCCTTTGAAAACTGTTAAAGCTTTGACATTCCCCTTCTTCCTGTTCACCTTTGCCAACTTTGTTTGCATGAAAATGGGAGATGAAATGTCTTGTCGTCAAAGAAGGTACAGGAATATGCTGGCGGATCTGCGAATGAGAACATTCCCCCAAATTGAGTGTGTTCAATTtggaaaataagaaatatttactaATTGTGGTAATGCTTAAGAATATTAGCAATACAAGTCAATAACAACATGTTTCCATCTACTGTGTCTAATCGAAtccaaaaaaaaaggttgtgcaTAATTAAAAAGTGGATAGTTCAGATAGCGCTGCTTTTATGACACAGAATCTGTCAGACTTGTGATCACTGTTTTGGCcgaaaaataaacaacagatgTGAAAGATGAAATGGTCCAAGCCATCTctgttaaaacacttttttaaaagagaTATAAAAATCCACAGCTGGTCCTGACAGATGATGTGATCATGGCCTCTTGGTTAGTTTTGTAGTTGCTATTGTGTGGGAAATTCAATAGCTGGTAAGGAGTGCAACATGCTTCACTTGGTCTTCACAGCAGCATTTTTGTAGTAAAGAGATGATGTACTACAAAGTTacaaagttattatttattaatttatttatttttcagttttataacaCAGACGATGTAAACTATTTGCTCCTCTGCTTTAACTGCCACCAAATCTGAGGATTGCTTTTAGCTGGTCATGTTGGCTAACCACAACCAGCAAACACATATATCTTCATGACCTCTAGGGTCATGGCTGCTAGCGTGTTCTCAAGTTTCAGCTAACAATTAGACCGCACTCATTGATGTCACCTGTAGGGCAGTATCCATTTATGAgcgctccctctctctctctttttttttttttttgagggacAAATTCACTAGAGCGGGTTGTAAAGATAGCGGCAGCTTTTCAAGAAGTGTTACATGAAAACTGGTGGTCAGAAGTTCAACAGCTGTTCCAGGGTACgattagttagcaagctaaataaaaacctgtGTGGGACATAGTTAAGAGAATAGAAATTCCAACTTTCATGTTTAATTTAGCGAAGAATTACACTGATGGAGCTATGTGGATAATGAGTCTTTTATGTCACCGGATCCTTAGCGGATCTGAATAGCGTTCCTCTCTTGACCGGATCGTATTGCAAACAGTCTATTAATAAATTAGGTCATGGCAGAGGGTGAGAATTGACGTCATAGTGGCAAGCTGACAAACTGTGACAAAGCTCCAGAAATAGATGTTGCACTTTTATTTGCTCGTGATTAAAACTGGATATGTTTAATTAGGAATTACTCAAATATGTGTAAGACAGACCAAAGCAGcctcacattttaaatatttgcacatttctgcaAAAGCAGTCCTCATGCTGAaactttcaaatggttcagtcTTGTGGTAGTTACtttaataatgaaattatttttcctgATCTTACAATAAAAAGGGAAGCTAGGAGCTTGTCAGCTACACTGGCTTCACAAGCTCACTTAATCATGGAGCACAAGATCATGAACTAGatataattttgtcaaatttgttACAAAATGAATCTAAAGAAGATGTGTCAGTGGCTGAATAtctatagataaaaaaaatatggatcTACAATACATTTAGTGTCAGATCAAGGAAATTGCTCAACCCCACATTTGTTATTAAAGCCATATTCAGAAACATTAGTTGTTTCTACAttagttttatgtaaaactttAAGGGTCTTTGCAGAGGCTCTGTTTGTAAAACTCAGGTTTTGTATAGTATCTTCAACAAAATACAGGTTCCATTTTAATACAAGTGTCATGTACTTAACTGAAAAGTTTTAACAGTCATTTTaaccaggtaaaaaaaaaaaaagagagatctAATAAATGGCATTTAAAGGTGCTTAAAAACATTGCTAATGCAGATGAGAGTTGAAATCAAATAAGAGCAATTTGTGACTGGTAAACTACATATACAGTCCTTTTAGGAtaatttgtatttcatttgtaGGTTGGAGAATTTGTTTTGGTGACACCCAGAACAATAAATTTACTAAGAGGTCATATAATTTCATTTCTCCAGCAGAGAAAGACACAGAACAATCGAATGGCCACTTCTCAGAATGTCCTGAGGAGCTGCTTTATTACTGTATCCATGGAGAGTGTCGTTACATTAAGGAACAAAAGGCACCATCCTGCAGGTGAGAAATAGCTCtagaaaatattagtaaatataaatgtaaaaaagattaGACAATGAAGTTTATGTTTGTTGagaattcagaaaaacaaacatgggaaTTTTATCACAACTATGTGGTcagataatatatatatatatatatatatatatatatatatatatatatatatatatatatatatatatatatttagaaccTTAAAACCGTATGAATAGATAACAGTGGAaaaatttcataataaaataaaataaaataaaaaattaagcatttaaaccttctttttttccttgtctAAGGTGTCACAACAATTACAACGGTGCCAGGTGTGAATATGTGACATTGGACTGGCAAATAGGTGGCAGAGGGCAAATCATAATAGGCTGCTCCATTGCAGTGCTTCTGCTGTTGATGATCCTCGTTATTTCCATCTGCGTCTGTTCACAGTAAGATAAAATAGTTTCTAACAATAtggatacattttcttaaaggaaCAGCATGGCCTTCACAATGATTGTTCTTTTCATTCGGTACTTTATGgggtttaaaaatatgtttttactgcCTGCCTCCTCCCTGCTGCAACACATCTGCATTGATGTGTTAAATGAACAATCATATAAGTCTGAGTTTTTAATAGTAGTCTCTTCGACCACTGGCTCGAACTCACTACAGGGGAATCTCTTGACAACTTTGCACCTGAGTGTCCaagatttatttacttcatttaCCAAActctcaaaaaatgttttattttcctaattaaaaaaaatatatacatatttattttaaaatcgctttatttttttatcaatttaaatctgacaaactgaagcaaaacaaaatatagtaTTTTGCAACAGCAATATTTTCTTGTTACATAGAAGTCAAAGTATTGGAACCAAAGTGAAAAGTACTCTGATCTAAAAACATAACTGATACATTTACAATGATGATAATATGACATTGAACACaaagaattaaataatatttactgaaacaaacattgtcctgagccgtatgcaatgAAATTTCGTTCTGTATAcaccctgtgcatacaaaatgacaataaagtcagtctAAGCAATGTCAAATATTGAagttacatatttttcaaaactttattgGAACCCCAACAATACATCTCAAACATTTGGGCAAGTTTAAGACTTAGAGAACAGCCAAACAAAACCAAGATGGATGAGTTCTGAGTTGGTCTCAGTCCTGGACTTCCCTAGAAATCATCAAAGGCTTgctggaagataaaaaaaaaagaaaaacatattttaatacatgagATAAACAGCACGTTAAACtgcatttatgtctgttaaatACAGACAGGATGGAAAGGAAAGATTTAGAGGACAGACACTCTCTCTGACCTTCCTTCATTGTAGCTGTCCTCCAGTCTGTCTGTTAGAAATGGACAGGACAGATACAGAGAGACAggcagagaaaaagacagacaggGAGAGAGATGGACTAAAAGAACTGATGGGgtgtaaatgtgtaattttaccattttaaaagttccaCTGGTTCATAAAGGAGGAGAATGGAGACATGCGGGTTCACTGCtgtgttttacataatttgGTCTGTTGTTTCGGATGTCACTTTTCCGtttgcagcttttgttcttCTTTCTGGGTTGAGGCCTATGAATCACCTAAAAACAGATGGGAGACAGTTTAAAATTACCGTTTTGATTTTTTAAGtacatattacatttttagattagatGCCTGTGAACTACCAAAtatgctttgtaaaagtattactgaAATAGTTCTCACCTATGAAACAATACTCTAGGTGCCAAAAGGAGCTGCTGGACCCGCTGGTGCCCTTGATGCTGTTTCCTGAAAAATAGCAATGTTCAGtgatattagttttaattttaacttaataCTCAGGTACACAGAGACAATTCCATAGACAATTACATTCCTCTGTCTCTATCCAGATACTATGTTTGCAGACAGAGACACCTTCTGTACCTTCTGTGCCTCTATCTGTAGACATAAGGTTGGCAGATAGAGTGAGGTGGCAATATCTCACTGTCTTCCATCCATTAGTCTATGGACAAAAGGATGGACGTTACAGTGAGACACAGACAATTGGAGTATCTGGGGCAGTGAGAGGGGTGAGGGGTTGGTCTTAATGTCAGAACAAGAAGATGGAGGAGTGACAAGAAGAATGCCATCGTAAAAAGAAAGCTACAATATGTCCTGTTTAAAGATTACCAAATGGGTCCAAAATGAAACTTATTGAGTTGCATGCTAAACACTATGCTAATGAATAATGAAACTGcccatcactctgaacacattATTTCTACCACAACATCTAGTTGTAGCAGAACCATGCTGTGGGGATTATTTTTCGTCAACAGGGACAAGGGAGACGGAGGGACCTAAGTATTTTATAATCCTGAAATGAAACCAGCTAGAGTTCGAAAAATGCTAGAGTCTGTTGTGGTGGTACAGTTCAACCAGACAGCAGCCTTGGATGTACAGTCAGAACCACAAAGGAATAGTACAGAGCAAAGGGTGTTCATGAGttggaatggcctagttaaagtccaatGAAACTCTATAGTAAGTGTAATTCATTGATGTTCAAGCTGAGATTGAACTActtttgcaaagacaaatgagcaaaaaagTCCCATCTTTAACTGTCCAAACCTGATATAGAGATTTCCAAAAAGACATAactgttgaaaaatgtttgaaatgctCATTATGATAAATAATAGTAAGTATGTATCATATGCGTAAATAGCAGGTTATTCATGCATattatttatgcatattttttaaattatgcacaAATAATTGCATAATTATATATGTAATTATGTATATATTCTGATCCCACTTTTGCAACAAAGCAGTTTTACTCAAGCTGTTCCTTTAAAGTCTCACTGCAGAGGCTGAACATATTTGGTTTTGGCTTTGCAGTCATTTCTTGCCTTCTATATATGGTATGTGCCATGGTTCTCTTGTTTCCAGTCGCAGGTGCAGAATGTGGGGACGGAGCAGAAGACAGATGGAGGAGTTGGGAAACGGAACAGAGAAACGCGGCATGCTGGACTCGAGAACACCAGAGTCAACAGAACTGACAAGTATCAACTCAGTATGAAAACTCTGTCAGGGATGCCTTTAGGCATCACATGTTTACACACAGGGCCGCTCCTGGCTGTAGGTTCATAGTAAATGCAGGAGGCCTCTGGTGGTCCCTGGTCAGCATCGAGGCCGATGAGGAACACCGCTTCACAGGAAAATATGTCAACCTGTGACAGAAGCTCAGAAGATTCCTCTTGTCCGTCTGTGTTTGGAACATTAAACAAGCTtatgggaaaaacaaaaggaagatgCCCTCCTGGATTTATGATAAATATGAATT
The sequence above is a segment of the Gambusia affinis linkage group LG17, SWU_Gaff_1.0, whole genome shotgun sequence genome. Coding sequences within it:
- the btc gene encoding probetacellulin isoform X1, which gives rise to MAKLHRLYVVLLTALALWKRCLAEWNATDGSSNQTTSVCQDNCTAEKDTEQSNGHFSECPEELLYYCIHGECRYIKEQKAPSCRCHNNYNGARCEYVTLDWQIGGRGQIIIGCSIAVLLLLMILVISICVCSHRRCRMWGRSRRQMEELGNGTEKRGMLDSRTPESTELTSINSV
- the btc gene encoding probetacellulin isoform X2, with translation MAKLHRLYVVLLTALALWKRCLAEWNATDGSSNQTTSVCQDNCTEKDTEQSNGHFSECPEELLYYCIHGECRYIKEQKAPSCRCHNNYNGARCEYVTLDWQIGGRGQIIIGCSIAVLLLLMILVISICVCSHRRCRMWGRSRRQMEELGNGTEKRGMLDSRTPESTELTSINSV